From the genome of Methanobrevibacter smithii ATCC 35061, one region includes:
- a CDS encoding endonuclease III domain-containing protein yields the protein MTENNINLIYDKLLKTYSYQGWWPIIGYDGSNPTKTGAVKGYHPKDYSFPRNSKEQFEIIMGSVLTQNTSWPSVEKALNNLSLLCDFSAENILELADSCEDEFKQAIRPAGYFNQKFNYLKNIAEFYISLDGEIPSRKEVLAVKGIGNETADSILLFAYKQKQFKVDAYTKRIFSYLGYFDEKEKYMDIKKLFEDNFSGDVNAYQEYHALIVEHGKNCYLKKPYGAEDRILDEFKI from the coding sequence ATGACTGAAAATAATATTAATCTGATTTATGACAAATTACTTAAGACATATTCTTATCAGGGGTGGTGGCCTATTATAGGTTATGACGGCTCAAATCCCACTAAGACAGGGGCTGTTAAAGGTTATCATCCAAAAGATTATAGCTTTCCAAGAAATTCAAAAGAACAGTTTGAAATTATAATGGGGTCTGTTTTGACTCAGAACACTTCATGGCCTTCAGTAGAAAAAGCATTAAATAATCTAAGTCTTTTATGTGATTTTTCAGCTGAAAATATTCTTGAACTGGCTGATTCGTGTGAAGATGAGTTTAAACAGGCTATTCGCCCTGCAGGTTATTTTAATCAAAAATTCAATTATCTTAAAAATATAGCTGAATTTTATATTTCTTTAGATGGTGAAATTCCCTCCAGAAAAGAAGTTTTGGCTGTTAAGGGAATAGGCAATGAAACAGCAGATTCCATTTTGCTTTTTGCATATAAACAAAAGCAATTCAAAGTCGATGCTTATACTAAAAGGATATTTTCCTATTTGGGCTATTTTGACGAAAAAGAAAAGTATATGGATATTAAAAAATTATTTGAAGATAATTTTAGCGGTGATGTTAATGCATATCAGGAGTATCATGCATTAATTGTTGAGCATGGGAAGAACTGCTATTTGAAAAAGCCTTATGGTGCTGAAGATAGGATTTTAGATGAATTTAAAATATGA
- a CDS encoding MBL fold metallo-hydrolase: MKITFLGTGGGRFSAISQRRMTGGFRIDNLNGKNYHVDPGPGALVRTYQFGFDPRNLDGVFVSHAHTDHYNDAEILIEAMTRGMTKEYGVVLGNKSVLDGYEKWGPGISKYHQSHSKKYVLEPNQVENINGCSVKGTKTVHGDPEGVGFQIDYRGFKISYTSDTGYFEDLHKYHEGADILIASVLRPGNKSIRGHLCSRNFIELLKEVKPKLAIMTHFGLKMLSIDPIDEAKRITKETGVKTLAAFDGMSFEVNTQNPARIRIKTLKDVNSQIHSSNIDLNRMERKNTYQSSLKNGENDELTIGKN; encoded by the coding sequence ATGAAAATAACATTTTTAGGTACTGGAGGTGGAAGATTCTCAGCCATTAGTCAAAGAAGAATGACTGGCGGTTTCAGAATTGATAATTTAAACGGGAAAAATTATCATGTTGATCCAGGTCCTGGTGCACTTGTTAGAACTTACCAGTTTGGATTTGACCCAAGAAACTTAGACGGTGTTTTTGTTTCTCATGCACATACTGACCATTACAATGATGCAGAAATTCTTATTGAAGCTATGACCAGAGGAATGACCAAAGAATATGGTGTTGTTTTAGGAAATAAAAGTGTTCTTGACGGTTATGAAAAATGGGGTCCGGGAATTTCAAAATATCATCAAAGCCACTCTAAAAAATATGTTTTGGAGCCAAATCAGGTTGAAAACATTAACGGATGTTCTGTTAAAGGTACAAAAACAGTGCATGGTGATCCTGAAGGTGTAGGATTTCAGATTGATTATAGGGGTTTTAAAATATCCTATACTTCTGATACTGGATATTTTGAGGATTTGCATAAATATCATGAAGGGGCGGATATTTTAATAGCCAGTGTGCTTAGGCCTGGAAATAAATCTATTAGGGGTCATTTATGTTCACGTAACTTCATTGAGTTGTTAAAAGAAGTAAAACCAAAACTGGCTATTATGACTCATTTCGGTCTTAAAATGTTAAGTATAGATCCGATTGATGAAGCAAAAAGAATAACTAAGGAAACCGGTGTAAAAACACTGGCAGCTTTTGACGGAATGTCTTTTGAAGTAAACACTCAAAATCCTGCAAGGATTAGAATTAAAACCTTAAAGGATGTTAATTCTCAAATCCACAGTTCAAACATTGATTTAAATAGAATGGAGAGAAAAAACACTTATCAATCTTCATTAAAAAATGGAGAAAATGATGAGCTTACTATTGGAAAAAACTGA
- the aroC gene encoding chorismate synthase — MANTIGKMFSVTSFGSSHGKAVGAVIDGCPANLELNTEDIQKELDKRKPGTSGVTTPRKEEDKVQILSGIFEGKTDGTPITGVVYNNNQHSKDYSMFKNTPRPSHGDYGWMSKYGNYDYNGGGRGSGRITIGHVIAGAIAKKLLKTKNIEIVSQVIQIGDIMAHSNDFDTVKENVEKNSVRCGDLEAAKAMEELILSKKQEGDSIGGIVETVAVGVPAGLGEPVFERLDGDLARILMNINAVKGVEIGFGFDVATSCASEINDEYYIEDNKIYTSTNSSGGIIGGISNGMPIISRIAVKPTPSISKCQKSVNLEKMEAEDITIQGRHDPCICPRATVVAQSSVAIVLADHMIRSGYIHPSNLEI, encoded by the coding sequence ATGGCAAATACTATCGGAAAAATGTTTTCAGTAACCAGTTTTGGATCCAGCCACGGAAAAGCTGTAGGAGCAGTTATTGATGGATGTCCTGCCAATCTTGAATTAAACACTGAAGATATTCAAAAAGAACTGGATAAACGAAAACCTGGAACCAGCGGAGTAACAACACCACGTAAAGAAGAAGATAAAGTTCAGATTTTATCAGGAATTTTTGAGGGTAAAACTGACGGAACACCAATTACAGGAGTTGTCTATAACAACAACCAGCATTCCAAAGATTATTCCATGTTTAAAAATACTCCCCGCCCATCTCATGGAGATTATGGCTGGATGAGCAAATACGGCAATTATGACTACAATGGAGGAGGTCGAGGAAGCGGAAGAATCACTATCGGCCATGTAATTGCAGGAGCAATAGCTAAAAAGCTTTTAAAAACAAAAAATATTGAAATTGTTTCACAAGTTATTCAAATCGGAGACATAATGGCTCACAGCAATGATTTTGATACTGTAAAAGAAAATGTTGAGAAAAATTCTGTAAGATGCGGTGATCTGGAAGCTGCTAAAGCTATGGAAGAATTAATTTTATCTAAAAAACAGGAAGGTGATTCAATTGGAGGAATCGTTGAAACAGTCGCTGTAGGAGTTCCTGCAGGACTTGGCGAACCTGTATTTGAAAGACTTGATGGTGATTTAGCTAGAATTTTAATGAATATAAATGCTGTAAAAGGAGTGGAAATCGGTTTTGGTTTTGATGTAGCTACCAGCTGCGCATCAGAGATTAATGATGAATATTATATTGAAGATAATAAAATTTACACTTCAACCAACAGTTCAGGAGGAATTATTGGTGGAATAAGCAATGGCATGCCAATAATTTCAAGGATTGCAGTTAAACCAACCCCTTCAATTTCAAAATGTCAAAAATCAGTTAATTTAGAAAAAATGGAAGCAGAAGACATAACTATTCAGGGAAGACATGACCCCTGCATCTGTCCAAGAGCTACTGTTGTAGCCCAATCCAGTGTAGCTATTGTTCTTGCAGACCATATGATTAGATCAGGATACATCCATCCTTCCAATCTGGAAATCTAA